From Candidatus Methylomirabilota bacterium, the proteins below share one genomic window:
- a CDS encoding ABC transporter substrate-binding protein, whose translation MRSWLKRLTLSAGAVAAVMTMAAHAPTAQPKEIVIGVLYPTTGPTAQAGIDSKTAAELAVEIVNGKHDLDLPLARTEGLPNLGGAKVRLIVVDHQGKPELGQSEAERLITQEKVIALYGAYHSSVSATASQVAERYGIPYLSGESSSPTLHRRGFKWFFRTSPHDEHFSMAMFEFLKEFQAKKGVKLPSVAVFYEDTLFGADSAKVQEKLAGEQGYKMAEKIAYRSRSTSLTSEVQRLKSANPSVLLPTGYTNDAILFVRTARELDYNAPMILTQDAGYIESDFITAVGKDADGIMSRSVFSLDLAAKKPMVAKVNAMYKAKQGKDLNDNTSRSFTGMIVLLDAINRAGSTDPEAIRKTLLATDLKPSQVIMPWKGVKFDPATGQNESGTPLITQWRGGQLKIVWPFDLASTDVLYPLPKWSERK comes from the coding sequence ATGCGGAGCTGGCTCAAGCGATTGACCTTGAGCGCGGGCGCGGTGGCGGCCGTCATGACCATGGCGGCTCACGCTCCGACGGCGCAGCCCAAAGAGATCGTGATCGGGGTGCTCTATCCCACCACGGGCCCCACGGCCCAGGCGGGTATCGACTCCAAGACCGCCGCGGAGCTCGCTGTGGAGATCGTCAACGGCAAGCATGATCTCGACCTGCCCCTGGCCCGGACCGAGGGGCTGCCGAACCTCGGGGGGGCCAAGGTCCGCCTCATCGTGGTCGACCATCAGGGCAAGCCCGAGCTCGGCCAGTCCGAGGCCGAGCGGCTCATCACGCAGGAGAAGGTGATCGCGCTCTACGGCGCCTACCACAGCTCGGTCTCGGCCACGGCCAGCCAGGTCGCCGAGCGTTACGGCATCCCGTATCTATCCGGTGAGTCGTCCTCGCCCACGCTGCACCGGAGGGGCTTCAAGTGGTTCTTCCGCACGAGCCCGCACGACGAGCATTTCTCCATGGCCATGTTCGAGTTCCTCAAGGAGTTCCAGGCCAAGAAGGGCGTCAAGCTCCCCAGCGTCGCCGTGTTCTATGAGGACACCCTCTTCGGAGCGGACTCGGCCAAGGTGCAGGAGAAGCTCGCGGGCGAGCAGGGCTACAAGATGGCGGAGAAGATCGCCTACCGCTCGCGCAGCACGTCCCTCACCTCCGAGGTCCAGCGCCTCAAGTCCGCCAACCCATCGGTGCTGCTGCCCACGGGCTACACCAATGACGCCATCCTCTTCGTCCGCACGGCCCGCGAGCTGGACTACAACGCTCCGATGATCCTGACCCAGGATGCCGGCTACATCGAGTCGGACTTCATCACGGCCGTGGGCAAGGACGCCGACGGCATCATGTCGCGCTCGGTGTTCTCCCTCGACCTGGCCGCGAAGAAGCCGATGGTGGCCAAGGTCAATGCGATGTACAAGGCCAAGCAGGGCAAGGATCTCAACGACAATACCTCGCGCTCCTTCACGGGCATGATCGTGCTGCTGGACGCCATCAATCGCGCGGGCTCCACGGACCCGGAGGCGATACGCAAGACGCTCCTCGCCACGGACCTCAAGCCGTCCCAGGTCATCATGCCGTGGAAGGGCGTGAAGTTCGATCCCGCGACGGGCCAGAACGAATCGGGCACCCCCCTCATCACACAGTGGCGAGGGGGACAGCTCAAGATCGTCTGGCCCTTCGACCTCGCCTCCACGGACGTGCTCTACCCGCTGCCCAAGTGGTCCGAGCGCAAGTAG
- a CDS encoding hydantoinase/oxoprolinase family protein, producing MAEGVRIGVDVGGTFTDLVAWDPAGRMESCKVPTTPGNPAEGVLNGIATLAPRTGPWASLAHGTTMVTNAIVEHRGAPVGYITTRGFRDVLEIGRMSRLHLYRLDLPAKPEPLVPRRRRREITERVGPDGTVLTRLHLEELPAIVEDFKREGIESVAVCLLHSYASPAHEQALRMALEAHFPYVSISSEINAEFREYERGCTTVLNASVMPVAARYLDDLAHRAGGKPLHLLNAAGGMMSVEAAKERPLSMAMSGPAGGVAAAAHTARALGLARALAFDMGGTTTDVCLIADGVPETAGQRKLGDYPARMPMIAVESIGAGGGSIARVEPTGALKVGPRSAGAMPGPACYGQGGTEPTVSDANLLLGYLNAERVYGGSIRLESARAESVIAPLAERFGLSLIEAAHGVVEVANANMLRALRLVSVQRGYDLREFSLIAYGGAGPLHAGALARQAGISSVIVPAHSGAFSALGCLVSPLRYDTVQTHRARLETWDAKVVEERFRALEAQSLRPLLDEGHALDRIVVLRSLDFRYLGQNYELEVDFVPGGPGALKAAFEKRHRQLYGYATGENVECVNLRVTARAAEEPPPLPVPPSGTSAVATGSHRAYFQERGAVDMPRYDRSCLPTGHLVTGPAMIEDEWSTTIVYPGMRCVADRLGNLVIEVGGQA from the coding sequence ATGGCTGAGGGCGTGCGCATTGGCGTGGACGTGGGGGGCACCTTCACGGATCTCGTGGCCTGGGATCCGGCGGGACGGATGGAATCGTGCAAGGTGCCGACCACGCCCGGGAATCCGGCCGAGGGCGTGCTGAACGGCATCGCCACCCTCGCGCCCAGAACCGGGCCCTGGGCCTCCCTCGCCCACGGGACGACCATGGTCACGAACGCCATCGTGGAGCATCGGGGCGCGCCCGTCGGCTATATCACCACGCGCGGCTTCCGCGACGTGCTCGAGATCGGGCGCATGAGCCGCCTGCACCTCTATCGGCTCGACCTGCCCGCCAAGCCCGAGCCGCTTGTGCCGCGCCGCCGGCGCCGCGAGATCACCGAGCGCGTCGGGCCCGACGGGACGGTGCTCACACGGCTTCACCTGGAAGAGCTTCCCGCCATCGTGGAGGACTTCAAGCGCGAGGGTATCGAGAGCGTGGCCGTGTGCCTGCTCCATTCCTATGCCTCGCCCGCCCACGAGCAGGCGCTCCGCATGGCTCTGGAGGCGCATTTCCCCTACGTCTCGATCTCGAGCGAGATCAACGCGGAGTTCCGGGAGTACGAGCGCGGCTGCACCACCGTGCTCAATGCCTCGGTCATGCCCGTGGCCGCCCGCTATCTCGATGACCTCGCCCACCGCGCCGGCGGCAAGCCGCTTCATCTCCTCAACGCAGCCGGCGGCATGATGTCGGTGGAGGCGGCCAAGGAACGTCCGCTCAGCATGGCCATGTCGGGGCCGGCGGGCGGGGTGGCCGCCGCCGCGCATACCGCGCGAGCGCTCGGGCTCGCGCGCGCCCTGGCCTTCGACATGGGGGGCACCACCACGGACGTCTGCCTCATCGCCGACGGCGTGCCCGAGACGGCGGGGCAGCGCAAGCTCGGCGACTATCCGGCGCGTATGCCCATGATCGCCGTCGAGTCCATTGGCGCGGGCGGCGGCTCCATCGCGAGGGTCGAGCCCACGGGCGCGCTCAAGGTGGGGCCGCGGAGCGCTGGCGCCATGCCGGGGCCGGCCTGCTATGGGCAGGGCGGCACCGAGCCCACGGTGAGCGATGCCAACCTGCTGCTGGGCTATCTCAACGCGGAGCGGGTCTACGGCGGCTCCATCCGCCTCGAGTCGGCCCGGGCGGAGTCCGTCATCGCGCCGCTCGCCGAGCGCTTCGGGCTCTCCCTCATCGAAGCCGCGCATGGCGTGGTCGAGGTCGCCAATGCCAACATGCTCCGCGCGCTGCGGCTCGTCTCGGTCCAGCGTGGCTACGATCTCCGCGAGTTCTCGCTCATCGCCTATGGCGGGGCGGGGCCGCTCCACGCGGGCGCCCTCGCGCGCCAGGCCGGGATCTCGAGCGTCATCGTGCCGGCTCACTCGGGCGCCTTCTCGGCCCTGGGCTGCCTCGTCTCGCCGCTTCGCTATGACACGGTGCAGACGCACCGGGCGCGGCTCGAGACATGGGACGCCAAGGTGGTGGAGGAGCGCTTCCGCGCTCTCGAGGCCCAGTCCCTGCGCCCGCTTCTTGACGAAGGGCATGCCCTGGACCGGATCGTCGTGCTGCGAAGCCTCGACTTCCGCTATCTCGGCCAGAACTACGAGCTCGAGGTGGACTTCGTCCCGGGCGGGCCCGGCGCGCTCAAGGCAGCCTTCGAGAAGCGCCACCGTCAGCTCTATGGCTATGCCACCGGAGAGAACGTCGAGTGCGTCAACCTGCGCGTGACGGCGCGCGCGGCCGAGGAGCCGCCGCCGCTGCCCGTGCCGCCTTCGGGCACATCGGCGGTGGCCACCGGCTCGCACCGCGCGTATTTCCAGGAGAGGGGCGCCGTGGACATGCCGCGCTATGACCGGAGCTGTCTGCCCACTGGTCACCTCGTTACCGGGCCGGCCATGATCGAAGACGAGTGGTCGACCACGATCGTCTACCCGGGCATGCGCTGCGTGGCCGACCGTCTGGGCAATCTCGTCATCGAGGTGGGAGGCCAGGCATGA